CTTGGCGTTTGCCTCCGCGCCGCCTAAACCGGGGCCGTCATCCCGCCGGAGATCCCCATGGCCTACGAGACCCTGATCGTCGAAGCGCACGACGCCGTCGCCCTGATCCGCCTGAACCGGCCCGAGGCGCTGAACGCCCTCAACAGCCGCCTCCTTGAAGAGCTCGGCCAGGCCCTCGACGCCGCTGAGGCGGATCCCGGCGTCCGCTGCCTCGTCCTGACCGGCTCCGAGCGCGCCTTCGCCGCCGGCGCGGACATCAAGGAAATGTCCGACAAGTCCTACGCCGAGATGTTCAGCGCGGACTTCTTCGGTCCCGCCGCCCGGCGGATCGAAGCCTGCCGCAAGCCGATCATCGCCGCCGTCTCCGGCTACGCCCTGGGCGGCGGCTGCGAGCTGGCCATGCTGTGCGACTTCATCATCGCCTCCGAGACCGCCAGGTTCGGCCAGCCGGAGATCAACCTGGGGGTCATGCCCGGCATTGGCGGCACCCAGAGGCTGACCCGGCTGGTGGGGAAGTCCAAGGCCATGGACATGATCCTCACCGGCCGGATGATGGACGCCGCAGAAGCCGAGCGCGCCGGCCTGGTCTCGCGCATCGTTCCGGCCGACCGGCTGGTGGCCGAGGCCCTCGAGGCGGCGGCGAAGATCGCCGGCCAGTCGCCCCTCGCGGTCATGATGAACATCGAGCTTGTCGACGCCGCCTATGAGACGACCCTGTCCGCCGGCGTGGCCATGGAGCGCCGTCTCTTTCACTCCCTCTTCGCCTTCGAGGACCAGAAGGAGGGCATGGCCGCCTTCATCGAGAAGCGGAAGCCGGACTTCCGCGGCCGCTGAGCCCTCTGTGAACGCCGCGCCGCATTGACCGCCGGGGCGCCTTACCGTATATCCGCGCCTCCAATTTCAGCCGCCGTCCTGCAAGGGCGACGGCGATCACTCTGAGAGCTGAAGCATGGCCAACAATCCCGGCGCCCGGAAGGCGGTCCGCAAGATCGCCCGTCGCACCGAAGTCAACAAGGCGCGCCGTTCGCGGGTCCGGACCTTCCTGCGGAAGTTTGACGAGGCCCTGGCCTCCGGCGACCTCACCGCCGCCAAGACCGCCTTCGTCCAGGCCGAGTCCGAGCTGATGCGGGCGGTTTCCAAGGGCGTGGTCCACCACAACACCGGCTCGCGCAAGGTGTCCCGCCTCGCGGCCCGCCTCCGCAAGGCCGCAGCCGCCTGAGCGAACTGGCCCGTTTCGGGTCGTCTCGATTCAATTCACTGTTTTTATTCAGGAAAAACCCCGCTCTCCGGCGGGGTTTTTTCGTTTCGGGACACAGGTCCAAGCTTCCAGCCGCGA
The sequence above is a segment of the Phenylobacterium parvum genome. Coding sequences within it:
- a CDS encoding enoyl-CoA hydratase, whose product is MAYETLIVEAHDAVALIRLNRPEALNALNSRLLEELGQALDAAEADPGVRCLVLTGSERAFAAGADIKEMSDKSYAEMFSADFFGPAARRIEACRKPIIAAVSGYALGGGCELAMLCDFIIASETARFGQPEINLGVMPGIGGTQRLTRLVGKSKAMDMILTGRMMDAAEAERAGLVSRIVPADRLVAEALEAAAKIAGQSPLAVMMNIELVDAAYETTLSAGVAMERRLFHSLFAFEDQKEGMAAFIEKRKPDFRGR
- the rpsT gene encoding 30S ribosomal protein S20, whose protein sequence is MANNPGARKAVRKIARRTEVNKARRSRVRTFLRKFDEALASGDLTAAKTAFVQAESELMRAVSKGVVHHNTGSRKVSRLAARLRKAAAA